In Legionella spiritensis, the following proteins share a genomic window:
- the tssE gene encoding type VI secretion system baseplate subunit TssE: protein MRKERLLERVRYWSSHNEPHNKAEATTSLRESIRSHLENILTTRQGNALIDEQYGFSQKAELFEEFVMANQDELIAALTETVLYYEPRISKLDITNVEINPYSQQICCKMTGQLNASYEEDGFSFTTIISTHGKVTVRL, encoded by the coding sequence ATGAGGAAAGAGCGATTACTAGAACGGGTTCGTTACTGGAGCAGTCATAACGAACCCCACAATAAAGCTGAAGCCACGACAAGCCTCAGGGAATCCATTCGCAGCCATCTCGAAAACATACTCACTACCCGACAGGGCAACGCATTAATCGACGAACAATATGGTTTTTCACAAAAAGCGGAGTTATTCGAGGAATTCGTGATGGCGAATCAAGACGAATTGATTGCCGCATTAACGGAAACGGTTCTTTACTATGAGCCAAGAATCAGTAAACTTGACATAACCAACGTCGAAATCAACCCGTATAGTCAACAGATTTGTTGCAAAATGACCGGCCAGTTAAACGCGTCTTATGAAGAAGACGGCTTTAGCTTCACAACCATCATATCCACACACGGAAAAGTGACCGTACGGTTATAA
- a CDS encoding type VI secretion system tube protein Hcp: MAKDINDNFGTTPTLPDKDIVKSQYKCMAQITTEASGKINGDSQVVGYETWVELVNYEQRMSRDFDAQNTLIGTPKCEYFRLTTLWTSGGMVPLVQSLFTGEKVVMAEIHCLKAMAGKIEPALQITLENAIVLDNYILYSHVAGPLLCMDIRPKIYRVLDNTKKQEFAYDLTKLMKVG, from the coding sequence ATGGCCAAGGACATTAATGACAATTTCGGAACGACACCGACATTGCCTGATAAAGACATCGTTAAAAGCCAATACAAATGCATGGCTCAGATCACGACCGAGGCGTCCGGTAAAATAAATGGCGACAGTCAGGTTGTCGGTTATGAAACCTGGGTGGAACTGGTCAACTATGAACAGCGAATGTCTCGCGACTTCGATGCGCAAAACACCTTGATCGGCACACCGAAATGCGAATATTTCCGCCTGACCACCTTGTGGACATCCGGTGGCATGGTTCCTCTGGTGCAAAGTCTTTTTACCGGCGAAAAAGTGGTGATGGCGGAAATCCATTGCCTGAAAGCCATGGCCGGTAAAATTGAACCCGCCTTGCAGATTACCCTGGAAAACGCTATCGTTCTGGATAATTACATTCTGTACTCTCACGTAGCAGGACCACTACTTTGCATGGACATCAGACCTAAAATCTATCGCGTGCTCGACAACACCAAAAAACAGGAATTCGCTTATGATTTAACCAAGCTTATGAAAGTTGGTTAA
- the tssG gene encoding type VI secretion system baseplate subunit TssG, whose product MDTTIEQSRQHLINELIEKSSQFNFYQVVRLIRHLIAQNRESLTFRSPANMAHPAADIEQIQFDQNTFKLDATFLSLTTASSPLPDFYTESILQDLQNDSTAVQELMDIIHQRLYQLLFESWTNHSFLLQINEYNNATAIDALYSFMGLADHDIRHSFASADSLLKFICYLSSSHKSIRALSSLLSKYFKTTFTVHSFQYATQDIPPEQHNFLGVKNNRLSETAYLGCEFSSCSNSLLIQIGPLTAKQFPQYLANTRNIKLLKEILSLYVNEPFGFFIEVILDKSNFEPASLCHGFTNQLGITSWLAPIETIENYTVHYWL is encoded by the coding sequence ATGGACACCACGATTGAGCAATCCAGACAACATTTAATTAATGAACTGATTGAAAAATCAAGTCAATTTAATTTTTATCAGGTGGTTCGTCTCATCCGGCATCTTATCGCCCAAAACAGGGAATCGCTGACATTTCGCTCTCCCGCCAATATGGCTCACCCGGCTGCGGACATTGAGCAGATTCAATTCGACCAGAATACGTTTAAACTGGATGCCACATTTCTAAGTTTAACCACGGCAAGTTCCCCCTTGCCGGATTTTTATACCGAATCCATTTTACAGGATCTGCAAAACGACAGTACCGCCGTACAGGAATTGATGGACATCATTCATCAACGCCTGTACCAGTTGTTATTTGAAAGCTGGACCAACCATTCCTTCTTGCTCCAGATCAACGAATATAACAATGCCACTGCCATAGACGCGCTGTACAGTTTTATGGGGCTTGCCGACCATGATATCCGCCACAGCTTCGCCTCGGCAGACAGCCTGCTTAAATTCATCTGCTATCTGTCCTCCAGCCATAAATCCATACGGGCGCTCAGCAGTCTGCTCAGCAAGTATTTCAAAACCACCTTTACCGTCCACTCCTTTCAATACGCCACCCAGGATATTCCCCCGGAACAACATAACTTTCTGGGGGTTAAAAATAACCGGCTGAGTGAAACCGCCTACCTGGGCTGCGAATTTTCTTCCTGCAGCAACAGCCTGCTCATACAAATCGGGCCCCTGACCGCGAAACAATTCCCGCAGTATCTGGCCAACACCCGTAATATCAAATTACTGAAGGAAATTTTATCGCTCTACGTCAACGAACCGTTTGGATTTTTTATTGAAGTGATTCTGGACAAAAGCAATTTTGAACCGGCCAGTTTATGTCATGGTTTTACCAATCAACTGGGCATTACGAGCTGGCTTGCTCCCATAGAAACCATAGAAAATTACACCGTACATTATTGGTTATAA
- the tssC gene encoding type VI secretion system contractile sheath large subunit, which translates to MAGSKNAQPTNIVDDLFAVTNITSGEDKRYEIAKKGVIAFVDNMIENQRTDEKVTSSLVDDMIRQIDQKISEQIDEILHHEDFQKLESAWRSLKYLVDQTNYRENSRVDFIHVSKTELIDDFEDAPDITKSALYKIAYTSEYGQFGGKPYTSIIGNYYFGPNHRDMDLLKHIASVSAMAHAPFLSAASPEFFNLKNITGLPSLNDIEAIFENPYYAKWNSLRESEDARYIGLTLPRFMLRIPYGPDTRIVKKFNYNENTSGNHENYLWGNSAFAFAGCLAESFAKYRWCVNIIGPQGGGTVEDLPCHFYEALEGIQTKIPTEVLISERREYELANQGFIPLTMRKDSDNAVFFSANSIQKPKTFTDTEKNKEAELNYKLGTQFPYIFIIARLAHYLKVMQREKIGMHKERMDIERELNEWISGYVVDMENPVSEVRAKKPLRDAKVVVESVPGEPGWYKSTLTVRPHFKYMGAYFTLQLVGSLEKGE; encoded by the coding sequence CGGTCACCAACATCACGTCCGGGGAAGACAAACGCTATGAAATCGCCAAAAAAGGCGTGATCGCCTTTGTGGATAACATGATTGAAAATCAGCGGACCGATGAAAAGGTCACCTCATCGCTGGTGGACGACATGATCCGCCAAATTGATCAAAAAATTTCCGAACAGATCGATGAAATACTTCATCACGAGGATTTTCAAAAACTGGAATCGGCATGGCGCAGCCTGAAATATCTGGTTGACCAGACAAATTATCGTGAAAACAGCCGGGTTGATTTTATCCATGTCAGCAAAACGGAGCTAATCGATGACTTTGAGGATGCGCCGGACATTACCAAATCGGCCTTGTACAAAATAGCCTATACCAGCGAATATGGGCAATTTGGCGGCAAACCCTACACCTCCATCATCGGCAATTACTATTTCGGCCCCAACCATCGGGATATGGATCTGCTGAAACATATCGCGAGTGTGAGCGCCATGGCGCATGCGCCTTTTCTCAGTGCTGCAAGCCCCGAGTTTTTTAATCTCAAAAACATCACCGGCCTGCCCAGTCTCAACGATATCGAAGCCATCTTTGAAAACCCGTATTACGCCAAGTGGAATTCGCTGCGCGAGTCGGAGGACGCCCGCTATATCGGTTTGACGCTGCCTCGCTTCATGTTGCGTATCCCATATGGCCCGGATACAAGAATCGTGAAGAAATTTAACTACAATGAAAATACGTCCGGCAACCATGAAAATTATTTATGGGGTAACAGCGCGTTCGCGTTTGCCGGATGTCTGGCGGAAAGTTTCGCCAAATACCGCTGGTGCGTCAATATCATAGGCCCTCAGGGCGGAGGAACCGTAGAGGATTTGCCCTGCCATTTCTATGAGGCACTGGAGGGGATCCAAACCAAAATACCAACGGAAGTCTTAATTTCCGAACGCCGTGAGTACGAACTGGCCAATCAGGGATTTATTCCTCTGACCATGCGAAAGGACAGCGACAACGCGGTTTTCTTTTCAGCCAACTCCATTCAAAAACCCAAAACCTTTACCGATACTGAAAAAAACAAGGAAGCCGAGTTAAACTACAAACTTGGCACGCAATTTCCCTATATCTTTATCATCGCCCGCCTGGCCCATTATCTCAAAGTCATGCAACGCGAGAAAATCGGGATGCATAAGGAAAGAATGGATATTGAGCGGGAATTAAACGAATGGATCAGCGGTTATGTCGTGGATATGGAAAACCCCGTTTCCGAAGTGAGGGCAAAAAAACCGCTTCGTGACGCGAAAGTGGTTGTTGAAAGCGTACCCGGAGAACCCGGCTGGTATAAATCAACACTCACCGTAAGACCCCACTTTAAATACATGGGCGCTTATTTTACACTGCAATTGGTTGGCAGTCTGGAAAAAGGAGAATAA
- the tssF gene encoding type VI secretion system baseplate subunit TssF — MIKDYYQRELKKIKQLSKEFSLNNPTLAPLLREQNNDPDVERLLEGVAYLTSQIQLKMDRQLPDLIDELTELFFPQYLRPIPGSAILQFIPKKKLADRLLIKQNTEIASIPIDGTSCVFRTANDIIVEPVTINTIRYTETPQGNASIDIVCDLCGISLDNWSSNSLKFFINQPFNQACDTYYLLLHHLKEIVVSAESSPPLTLPPNMLQPCGFKDTDTLYPAKHTSNPAYQLIQEYLNQPKKFLFLELTGLKQWIHRSNTQQFTISLIINQVPSWFSDIQAQDFVLHAVPILNIFKHDAEPIYLNHKKFEYPIIPSGNNPNITIYEIKKITGYRQYAKQQIDYVHALDFDKHRKKNQYYTLHSRPSAVKDNKEWMLGFIYDFNDEIPSDETISVDLLCSNGNLASLLDIGDISRITDSSPENVTFSNITVPTSYIEPAFDDNRIWHFQSLLSLNFLKLMNKDNLIKIITLFLHEQGENRRINVSRLQGIVSIKPQSTRRLYRRSMIVGTKISMVCDPEYYGSPGDMYLFGCILNEFFAINAPFNTFTHFEMINVKTKEIWEWTPRLSNPDNI; from the coding sequence ATGATCAAAGATTACTATCAGCGGGAACTAAAAAAAATAAAACAGCTGTCCAAGGAGTTTTCGCTCAATAATCCGACCCTGGCACCCCTGCTGAGAGAACAGAACAATGATCCCGATGTGGAGAGGCTGCTGGAGGGGGTTGCCTATTTAACCAGTCAGATTCAATTAAAAATGGACAGGCAGTTGCCGGATCTGATTGACGAATTGACGGAATTGTTTTTCCCCCAGTATTTAAGACCGATACCCGGCAGCGCGATTTTGCAGTTTATCCCCAAAAAGAAACTGGCCGACCGTCTTTTAATAAAACAGAATACGGAAATCGCTTCCATTCCCATTGACGGCACATCCTGTGTATTCAGAACAGCGAACGATATCATCGTGGAACCGGTCACCATCAACACGATCCGCTATACTGAAACACCCCAGGGCAACGCGTCCATTGATATTGTCTGTGATTTATGCGGCATCAGCCTTGACAACTGGTCGAGCAACTCCTTGAAATTTTTTATTAATCAACCGTTTAATCAGGCATGTGACACCTATTATCTGCTTTTACACCATCTGAAAGAGATTGTTGTGAGTGCGGAATCATCGCCTCCGCTAACCCTGCCGCCCAACATGCTGCAACCGTGCGGCTTTAAGGATACCGATACCTTGTATCCGGCCAAACATACGAGTAATCCGGCCTATCAGCTCATTCAGGAATATCTGAATCAGCCGAAAAAATTTTTATTTCTCGAATTAACCGGCCTCAAGCAATGGATCCATCGCAGTAACACGCAACAATTCACCATTTCACTGATTATTAATCAGGTTCCGTCCTGGTTCAGTGACATACAGGCTCAAGATTTTGTTTTGCATGCCGTTCCGATATTAAATATTTTCAAACACGACGCCGAGCCGATTTACCTGAACCATAAAAAATTCGAATACCCCATTATCCCAAGCGGAAATAACCCGAATATTACGATTTACGAAATAAAAAAAATCACCGGATACCGGCAATACGCCAAACAGCAAATTGATTACGTCCATGCCCTTGATTTTGACAAGCACAGGAAGAAAAATCAGTATTACACGCTGCATAGCCGCCCCAGCGCCGTAAAAGACAATAAAGAATGGATGCTCGGTTTCATTTATGATTTTAACGATGAAATTCCCTCGGATGAAACCATATCCGTTGATCTACTCTGCTCCAACGGCAATCTGGCCAGCCTGCTCGATATTGGCGACATTTCAAGGATTACGGACAGCTCTCCTGAAAACGTCACGTTCAGCAACATTACCGTTCCGACCAGTTACATCGAACCGGCGTTTGACGACAATCGAATCTGGCATTTCCAGTCCCTGTTGTCGCTAAATTTCTTAAAGTTAATGAACAAGGATAATTTAATTAAAATTATCACCCTCTTTCTTCATGAACAAGGCGAAAACCGCCGGATCAATGTGAGCCGCTTGCAGGGCATCGTCAGCATCAAGCCGCAAAGCACGCGACGACTTTATAGGCGATCGATGATCGTCGGCACAAAAATCAGCATGGTTTGTGATCCGGAATATTACGGCAGTCCGGGAGACATGTATTTATTCGGGTGCATCTTAAACGAATTTTTCGCGATCAACGCCCCGTTTAACACGTTTACTCATTTTGAAATGATTAATGTCAAAACAAAAGAGATTTGGGAATGGACACCACGATTGAGCAATCCAGACAACATTTAA